A part of Diprion similis isolate iyDipSimi1 chromosome 12, iyDipSimi1.1, whole genome shotgun sequence genomic DNA contains:
- the LOC124412810 gene encoding unconventional myosin-IXAa-like isoform X4, producing the protein MDSNGSGVVQVFVGQWSAEYEALSIKATKQTSSAEIVECIIERLGFVDAAHSNSYELAEVVSNSVGQVCKERRLGPTECPVALMLLWPKNAAQQEYYRFYLRKKQSDYLWSDSRFPMDPQLLKDYFNRFLYQPRDKEYPDLCQLPDLNEQTLLDNLRARFLAGNIYTYVGSILIALNPFKFYPIYNPKYVKLYQNRRLGPDIPPHIFAIADAAYHCMLKEKRNQCIVISGESGSGKTESTNFLLHHLTALSQKGSHGSGVEQTILSAGPVLEAFGNAKTAHNNNSSRFGKFIQVNYKENGMVHGAVVQKYLLEKSRIVSQGKNERNYHVFYYLLAGASEQERKVLHLGTTDQYNYLNKSGCYGLENIDERHEFSRLKQSMEMVGFTPEKQRRLFAVLSAVLLLGNVEFQPRKSYHHHDEAVAVKNPEVVALISELLRVKQDTLLAALTAKRARASGETLVINYRLPEAIAARDAMAKCLYGALFDWIVLQVNHALLSKKDTLRDHQGNSIGVLDIFGFEDFKMCNSFEQLCINYANEQLQHYFNQHVFQYEQREYRKQGIRWTDIGYSDNSGCLHLIEGKPNGLLCLLDDQCNFPGATNETLLQKFNSVHKDSPFYEAPQRREAAFVVRHYAGTVKYQAANMREKNLDLMRPDGVVGVLKNSSLAFVRELVGADPVAVFRWAILRAFFRAHFAFQEAGRAHRHGRADGNKSSVQNRYRTPNENLISHLVTLSAVNLTINRIAKNKSFRPRERGKKGLKNLQTVKTLAGRTQSYGAGGGPGKARKQPMTVSAQFQQSLHSLMDTLNQANPFFIRCIKSNANKVPNKFDEETVQRQLRYTGMLETVRIRQAGFNVRLAYEEFIQLYRMLLPKGLLSSQSDVRDFLLTLNLNRDNYQLGSTKVFLRESEKIKLDIELHQQIITSITTIQKWFRACLERRKFIRLKNAAVQVQSFWRMVSAQRLAQSIRAREAAVRIQAFWKAYKQHKWFKKLRAGVIAFQACVRGNIARKMYYDMKKKRAIVIDILADQQLQRQRIENTDVAVKKLNHRGADYNDSTFVENRDFNRCRDGDETNNEEQFLSQASQVSSEELPSDPPKKTESHELILPPLRIEDKNKEALVVDSNISYSKRKLTTNKRLLTDPSTPLKMVEPLYGEDVTERKGSLESLASLRSFESQVSADSSESHYSQENVVSSNLNNKPVPITRTKRGEPNPSISLNTNLIQMNKTCLPNRRTDSTSTGYSDCELDVETPNAVQSAPPMFTSSPVFPSPQVRCPHFSLTHSPNSDIWRRRSDISTITRSTNVSQYQNITENLLDQAKLERLTEAANYNVKHESNNRFIRNESATSREQTRLNENTMPNDRLESVTNTLTKMDRFGLNKDIKDYVLRRQNSEGDTADKIDISMHETSMKTPYKISALPKEKDTMIKEKSEPDVPVRCARKNRPTREAQCRSMGDSVSESNTNEARNLFLGTIKEGDSNKSSNVWTRKHVPNDSTTRSVTDWPVNKHEPIYKVQQPGKRSRANAVPTLELHRRNSDPATKVSGLSVDKSLGADTSPNDLKLPPGLGEMEWKRNQLFFAGHRFRKVARYSKDDVCICCNEKMDAFVTQGFKCADCKQLYHVKCIQNGGVNRIPCLSMKRKLRSAYESNKQPVVPKFSLTGTSAFSDSTDKIISDAKELGLMQDFITKKIYKMEGQEEGKKPSEVDRVFKLALGKFKEDLVITYSVVIQQGVEGNIKYTDLIANFLHVMETVCKQENTREDFPVTMGVNAFRGFMNEFMTLVKNEAPEKQSKSKRKKDKKRKQEEAIHHGNHTFQLTIINIPTACEVCTSFFMWPIERGLVCQNCKLTCHKKCYGKATAECGKEGMTSELNPRKVFGIPLFKLDCGDGKVPLVVDRLITTIELHGLYTEGLYRKSGVSSKVRELKSKMDEGALEDVDFENYQVHVLAAVLKSFFRDMPEPLLTFEYYDDFLHAANLTDPHDRICTLFAILKKLPKPNFDLMERLIVHLARVALHEVDNRMSSSALAIVFAPCILRTNRTLPAQDSLQDVGRQTKCVETIVQEKLRVVRATLDDISTLDYACRTATHRLSSLRSSKIFSPEELGPVTSTTLGRGNSSERGDEEEAILVGHIQEIQKEKALLTSTLPSLTRASSDDDLLLSATDLDDGSLDELMPPPSDGIPRKKIIQRQSSADNAFPTVNVDEDMVMV; encoded by the exons ATGGACAGCAACGGGTCGGGAGTAGTGCAAGTATTCGTGGGCCAGTGGAGCGCTGAATACGAAGCACTCTCAATCAAAGCTACGAAACAAACGTCATCCGCAGAGATTGTAGAATGCATAATCGAGCGGTTAGGATTTGTCGACGCGGCCCACTCTAACAGCTATGAGCTAGCAGAAGTTGTTAGCAACTCTGTAGGGCAGGTGTGCAAAGAGAGAAGACTGGGACCAACGGAGTGTCCAGTAGCCCTGATGTTGTTATGGCCGAAAAATGCAGCTCAGCAGGAATACTATAGGTTTTATTTACGCAAAAAGCAGTCAGACTACTTGTGGTCTGACAGCAGATTTCCCATGGATCCTCAACTCTTGAAGGACTATTTCAATAGGTTCTTATATCAACCTCGAGACAAAGAGTACCCCGATCTTTGCCAACTGCCAGACCTCAACGAACAAACTCTATTAGACAATTTAAGGGCAAGGTTTTTGGCCGGAAACATATACACCTACGTTGGAAGTATCTTGATAGCATTAAACCCATTCAAATTCTATCCCATTTACAATCCAAAATATGTTAAATTGTACCAAAACCGAAGACTTGGTCCCGACATACCACCGCACATATTTGCGATAGCTGATGCGGCATATCACTGTATGCTCAAAGAAAAGCGGAATCAATGTATTGTTATTAGTGGAGAAAGTGGTTCCGGAAAAACTGAATCAACTAATTTTCTATTGCATCATTTGACTGCTCTTAGTCAAAAAGGATCACATGGTAGCGGAGTGGAACAAACTATTCTGAGTGCTGGCCCAGTTCTAGAAGCCTTTGGCAATGCCAAAACAGcacacaacaacaacagcagtcGGTTTGGCAAATTCATTCAAGTCAACTACAAAGAAAATGGAATGGTTCATGG AGCTGTGGTTCAAAAATATCTCCTAGAGAAGTCAAGGATAGTGTCACAAGGAAAGAATGAGAGAAACTACCATGTATTCTACTACTTATTGGCTGGAGCCAGTGAACAAGAGAGAAAAGTGCTTCATCTTGGAACTACAGATCAATATAATTATCTGAATAAAAGCGGGTGTTACGGACTTGAGAATATCGATGAGAGACATGAATTCTCTAGGCTGAAGCAGTCAATGGAAATGGTCGGATTCACTCCTGAGAAGCAGCGACGATTATTTGCTGTTTTGTCTGCAGTTCTTTTGCTTG gTAATGTGGAGTTTCAACCTAGAAAGTCATATCATCACCATGACGAAGCTGTTGCAGTTAAAAACCCTGAAGTTGTAGCGCTTATTTCTGAGTTGCTCAGGGTAAAACAAGACACGTTACTAGCTGCGTTAACTGCCAAAAGAGCAAGAGCATCAGGTGAAACATTAGTCATCAATTACAGACTTCCAGAAGCGATTGCTGCTAGGGATGCAATGGCTAAGTGTTTGTATGGAGCACTATTTGACTGGATTGTCCTCCAG GTGAACCATGCCCTGTTATCAAAAAAAGACACATTGAGAGATCACCAAGGAAATAGTATTGGTGTCTTGGACATTTTTGGGTTCGAAGATTTTAAGATGTGCAATAGCTTCGAGCAACTGTGTATTAATTACGCGAACGAACAATTGCAACATTATTTCAATCAGCACGTTTTCCAATACGAACAGCGTGAATATCGAAAGCAAGGTATAAGGTGGACTGATATCGGGTACAGCGATAACTCAGGCTGTCTGCACCTTATCGAGGGCAAACCTAATGGTCTTCTATGCCTTCTTGACGATCAATGCAA CTTTCCTGGTGCAACAAATGAGACACTATTGCAGAAATTCAATTCGGTACACAAAGATTCACCGTTTTATGAGGCCCCTCAGCGTCGTGAGGCAGCATTTGTCGTAAGACATTATGCTGGTACTGTTAAATATCAAGCTGCCAatatgagagagaaaaatctcGATTTGATGCGTCCAGATGGGGTTGTGGGTGTTTTAAAGAATTCTTCCCTGGCCTTTGTCCGGGAGCTAGTCGGAGCTGATCCTGTTGCAGTGTTCAGATGGGCGATTCTTAGAGCTTTTTTCCGTGCACATTTTGCATTTCAGGAAGCAGGTCGGGCGCACAGACATGGCAGAG CTGACGGAAACAAATCTTCTGTGCAAAATAGGTACAGGACACCTAACGAAAATTTGATAag CCATCTTGTGACGTTATCGGCTGTCAATCTTACTATTAACCGAATAGC GAAGAACAAATCATTCCGACCACGGGAACGGGGGAAAAAAGGCTTAAAAAACCTTCAAACTGTCAAAACACTTGCTGGGCGGACTCAGAGCTATGGTGCAGGAGGTGGTCCTGGAAAAGCAAGAAAACAACCCATGACGGTTTCAGCACAATTTCAGCAAAGCTTGCACAGCCTAATGGACACTTTGAACCAGGCTAATCCCTTCTTTATTCGATGCATTAAAAGCAATGCTAATAAGGTTCCTAACAAGTTTGATGAAGAAACTGTGCAGCGGCAGCTTAGGTACACTGGTATGCTAGAAACTGTACGAATCAGACAAGCTGGATTTAATGTCAGGCTCGCCTATGAAGAGTTCATTCAACTTTATCGGATGCTACTTCCTAAAGGCCTTCTCAGTTCGCAATCGGACGTCAGAGATTTCCTTCTTACTTTGAATTTGAACAGGGATAATTATCAGCTTGGATCTACTAAAGTATTTCTACGAGaatcagaaaaaatcaaattggaTATTGAATTACATCAGCAAATTATAACTAGTATCACAACCATACAGAAATGGTTTCGAGCTTGTCTTGAAAGAAGAAAGTTCATTAGGCTAAAAAATGCTGCTGTCCAAGTTCAATCGTTTTGGAGAATGGTTAGTGCTCAGAGATTAGCACAAAGTATACGTGCACGTGAAGCTGCAGTTCGCATTCAGGCTTTTTGGAAAGCTTACAAACAGCACAAGTGGTTTAAAAAACTTAGAGCCGGTGTAATTGCTTTTCAAGCTTGTGTCAGAGGAAATATTGCAAGGAAAATGTATTatgatatgaagaaaaaacgagcAATTGTGATTGATATTTTGGCGGACCAGCAATTGCAGCGACAAAGAATTGAGAATACTGATGTTGCAGTTAAGAAATTGAACCACAGGGGTGCAGACTATAACGACTCTACATTTGTGGAAAATAGAGATTTCAACAGGTGTCGAGATGGCGATGA aaCCAATAACGAAGAGCAATTTTTGTCTCAAGCATCACAAGTTTCTAGCGAAGAATTACCTTCTGACCCACCAAAGAAGACAGAATCTCATGAACTTATTCTACCACCTCTGAG gATTGAGGATAAGAATAAAGAGGCTTTGGTTGTTGACTCAAATATTTCCTATTCTAAGCGAAAGTTAACAACTAACAAACGATTGTTGACTGATCCTTCAACACCCCTAAAAATGGTGGAACCATTGTATGGTGAAGATGTAACAGAGCGCAAAGGGAGTCTTGAAAGTTTGGCAAGCTTAAGAAGTTTTGAATCTCAAGTTAGTGCTGATAGCTCTGAGTCTCACTATTCTCAAGAAAATGTTGTCAGTAGTAACTTGAATAACAAGCCTGTTCCGATCACGAGAACAAAGCGAGGTGAACCAAAtccatcgatttctctcaatACGAATTTAATACAAATGAACAAAACATGTCTACCTAACAGAAGAACAGACAGCACATCAACTGGTTACAGCGATTGTGAACTTGATGTCGAAACACCCAACGCTGTTCAAAGTGCCCCACCAATGTTCACGTCGTCACCAGTGTTTCCATCTCCTCAAGTTAGATGTCCTCATTTCAGTCTGACGCACAGTCCCAACTCTGATATATGGCGGAGACGATCAGATATATCTACCATTACTCGATCTACCAATGTTTCacaatatcaaaatattacTGAAAACCTTTTGGATCAAGCTAAGTTGGAGCGATTGACGGAAGCCGCAAATTATAACGTCAAGCACGAATCTAATAATCGTTTTATCAGGAACGAAAGTGCCACGAGTCGAGAGCAGACAAGGCTTAATGAGAATACTATGCCAAATGATCGTTTGGAAAGTGTAACTAATACATTAACAAAAATGGATCGTTTTGGTTTAAACAAGGATATCAAAGATTATGTCTTGCGTCGACAAAACTCCGAAGGAGATACAGCTGACAAAATTGACATATCGATGCATGAAACTTCTATGAAGACACCATATAAGATTTCTGCACTTCCCAAAGAAAAAGATAcaatgataaaagaaaagtcaGAACCAGATGTTCCTGTCAGATGTGCTCGGAAAAATCGGCCTACAAGAGAGGCCCAGTGTCGATCCATGGGCGATAGTGTATCTGAATCAAATACAAATGAGGCGCGAAATCTTTTCCTTGGTACCATAAAAGAGGGGGACTCGAATAAGTCGTCCAATGTCTGGACTAGAAAACATGTTCCTAATGATTCAACAACAAGATCTGTTACAGACTGGCCAGTAAATAAGCATGAACCGATTTATAAAGTTCAGCAACCAGGAAAACGTAGTAGAGCAAATGCCGTTCCAACATTGGAACTGCACAGAAGAAATTCAGACCCTGCTACCAAAGTTTCTGGGCTTAGTGTAGATAAAAGTTTAGGAGCTGACACGAGTCCAAATGACTTGAAACTTCCTCCAGGCTTGGGAGAAATGGAATGGAAACGTAACCAGCTTTTCTTTGCTGGCCATAGATTCAGAAAAGTAGCCCGATACTCTAAGGATGACGTTTGCATTTGTTGTAACGAGAAAATGGATGCGTTTGTAACGCAGGGATTCAAGTGCGCGGATTGCAAACAACTTTATCATGTCAAGTGTATTCAAAATGGAGGTGTGAATAGAATACCATGCTTATCTATGAAGAGAAAGTTACGTTCAGCATACGAATCTAATAAACAACCTGTGGTACCGAAATTCAGTTTGACGGGAACTTCGGCATTTTCAGACAGCactgataaaataatttcagatgCCAAGGAACTTGGCCTTATGCAAGACTTTATTaccaagaaaatttataaaatggaAGGCCAGGAGGAGGGTAAAAAGCCAAGCGAGGTGGATCGTGTTTTTAAACTAGCGTTAGGGAAATTCAAAGAGGATTTGGTCATTACCTACAGTGTTGTCATTCAGCAAGGAGTTGAAGGGAACATAAAGTACACAGATCTAATAGCAAATTTTTTGCACGTTATGGAAACAGTTTGTAAACAAGAGAACACTAGAGAGGACTTCCCTGTTACAATGGGTGTGAACGCGTTTCGGGGATTTATGAATGAATTCATGACTCTTGTCAAAAACGAAGCTCCTGAGAAACAAAGCAAGAGTAAACggaaaaaggataaaaaacgGAAACAAGAAGAAGCAATACATCATGGCAATCACACCTTCCAGTTGACTATAATCAATATCCCAACAGCTTGCGAGGTTTGCACCTCGTTCTTCATGTGGCCAATCGAGAGAGGACTTGTCTGCCAAA ATTGTAAATTAACATGTCATAAAAAGTGCTATGGAAAAGCAACGGCAGAATGTGGAAAAGAAGGAATGACGTCTGAGTTGAATCCACGCAAGGTTTTCGGTATACCGCTATTCAAACTAGATTGCGGGGATGGAAAAGTACCTTTGGTGGTAGACAGATTAATCACAACAATAGAGCTGCATGGTCTTTATACAGAGGGCTTATATAGAAAGAGTGGGGTGAGCTCTAAAGTGAGAGAATTAAAGTCAAAAATGGACGAAGGTGCTTTAGAAGATGTagactttgaaaattatcaagtACACGTTCTGGCTGCCGTGTTGAAGAGTTTCTTCAGAGATATGCCTGAACCATTACTGACCTTCGAATATTATGATGATTTTCTACATGCGGCCAATCTCACAGATCCACATGATAGGATTTGTACCCTTTTTGCAATATTGAAAAAGCTGCCAAAACCTAATTTTGATCTTATGGAAAGATTGATTGTCCATCTAGCGAGAGTAGCTCTCCATGAAGTTGATAATAGAATGTCGTCATCAGCGCTGGCCATAGTATTTGCACCTTGTATCTTGAGAACAAATCGAACACTACCTGCGCAAGATTCACTGCAAGATGTCGGTAGGCAGACAAAATGCGTTGAGACAATTGTACAAGAAAAGCTACGAGTTGTTAGGGCTACTCTAGATGATATAAGTACTCTCGACTACGCCTGTCGTACTGCTACCCATCGCCTTTCCAGTCTTCGATCTTCGAAGATTTTTAGTCCTGAGGAGCTTGGGCCTGTAACTTCTACCACTTTGGGACGTGGCAACAGTAGTGAAAGGGGTGATGAGGAAGAAGCAATTCTCGTTGGTCACATTCAAGAAATTCAGAAGGAGAAAGCGCTGCTCACATCAACTCTGCCAAGTCTAACTAGAGCTTCGTCAGATGACGATCTTCTCTTATCTGCTACAGATTTAGATGATGGTTCCCTTGACGAACTCATGCCTCCTCCTTCTG ATGGCATCCCCCGGAAAAAGATCATCCAAAGACAAAGTTCAGCAGATAATGCCTTCCCCACTGTTAACGTTGACGAAGATATGGTAATGGTATGA